One window from the genome of Rhinolophus ferrumequinum isolate MPI-CBG mRhiFer1 chromosome 10, mRhiFer1_v1.p, whole genome shotgun sequence encodes:
- the AICDA gene encoding single-stranded DNA cytosine deaminase encodes MDSLLMKQRKFLYHFKNVRWAKGRHATYLCYVVKRRDSATSFSLDFGYLRNKSGCHVELLFLRYISDWDLDPGRCYRVTWFTSWSPCYDCARHVADFLRGNPNLSLRIFTARLYFCEDRKAEPEGLRRLHRAGVQIAIMTFKDYFYCWNTFVENHERTFKAWEGLHENSVRLSRQLRRILLPLYEVDDLRDAFRTLGL; translated from the exons ATGGACAG CCTCCTGATGAAGCAGAGGAAGTTTCTTTACCATTTCAAAAACGTCCGCTGGGCTAAGGGTCGCCATGCGACCTACTTGTGCTATGTGGTGAAACGGCGAGACAGTGCCACCTCCTTTTCATTGGACTTTGGTTACCTTCGAAACAAG TCAGGTTGCCACGTGGAATTGCTCTTCCTTCGCTACATCTCCGACTGGGACCTGGATCCTGGCCGGTGCTACCGTGTCACCTGGTTCACCTCTTGGAGTCCCTGCTACGACTGTGCCCGGCACGTGGCTGACTTTCTGAGAGGGAACCCCAATCTCAGCCTGAGGATCTTCACCGCGCGCCTCTACTTCTGCGAGGACCGCAAGGCTGAGCCCGAGGGGCTGCGGCGGCTGCACCGCGCTGGGGTCCAAATCGCCATCATGACCTTCAAAG attatttttattgctggaaTACTTTTGTGGAAAATCATGAACGAACTTTCAAAGCCTGGGAGGGGCTGCACGAAAATTCAGTTCGTCTATCCAGACAGCTTCGACGCATCCTTTTG cCCCTATATGAGGTTGATGACTTACGAGATGCATTTCGTACTTTGGGACTTTGA
- the APOBEC1 gene encoding C->U-editing enzyme APOBEC-1 produces the protein MASDQGPSAGDPTSRRRIEPWEFEMFFDPRDLRKEACLLYEIKWGTSHKIWRNSSKNTTKHVELNFIEKFTSERHFCSSISCSIIWFLSWSPCWECSKAIREFLSQRPGVTLVIYVARLYWHMDQQNRQGLRDLINCGVTIQIMRPSEHDHCWRNFVNYPPGKEAHWPRYPPLLMKLYALELHCIILSLPSCLIISRRCQKQLTLFRLALQNCHYQGIPPQILLSAGLIQLPVTWR, from the exons GTCCTTCAGCTGGCGATCCCACCTCCAG GAGAAGAATTGAACCATGGGAATTTGAAATGTTCTTTGACCCCAGAGATCTCCGTAAAGAGGCCTGTCTGCTCTATGAAATCAAGTGGGGCACAAGCCACAAGATCTGGAGAAACTCAAGCAAAAACACTACAAAGCATGTTGAActcaattttatagaaaaatttactTCAGAAAGACATTTTTGCTCATCCATCAGCTGCTCCATCATCTGGTTCTTGTCCTGGAGTCCCTGTTGGGAATGCTCCAAGGCTATTAGAGAATTTTTGAGTCAACGACCTGGTGTAACTTTAGTTATTTATGTAGCACGACTTTATTGGCACATGGATCAACAAAACCGTCAAGGACTCAGGGACCTCATTAATTGTGGTGTGACTATCCAGATCATGAGACCCTcag aGCATGACCACTGCTGGAGGAATTTTGTCAACTACCCACCTGGGAAAGAAGCTCACTGGCCGAGATATCCCCCTCTGTTGATGAAGCTATATGCACTGGAACTCCACTGCATAATTTTA AGTCTCCCTTCCTGTTTAATAATTTCAAGAAGATGTCAGAAACAGCTTACATTGTTCAGACTTGCTCTTCAAAATTGCCATTACCAAGGGATTCCACCCCAGATCCTTTTATCTGCGGGGTTGATACAACTTCCTGTGACTTGGAGATGA